From Macadamia integrifolia cultivar HAES 741 unplaced genomic scaffold, SCU_Mint_v3 scaffold837, whole genome shotgun sequence, a single genomic window includes:
- the LOC122070159 gene encoding KH domain-containing protein At5g56140-like isoform X4: MQVLPQSYQLLNQEILRVTTLLENASLLDQSGLEHASPLTSGGIFSNGGRADMNGWASPIQSERLGFLQSSSSQSWLGSQGSSSGLIVKKTIRVDIPVDNYPNQYNFVGRLLGPRGNSLKRVEAGTECRVLIRGRGSIKDPTREEMMRGKPGYEHLNEPLHILVEAELPLEIVDARLMQAREILEDLLKPVDESQDFFKKQQLQELAILNGTLREEGSHFSVSVSPFHNSLGMKRAKTRG, translated from the exons ATGCAGGTGCTGCCTCAGAGTTACCAGTTGTTGAATCAGG AAATATTGCGTGTAACCACTCTGTTGGAGAATGCATCACTTTTAGATCAAAGTGGGCTTGAACATGCTAGTCCTCTGACATCTGGAGGAATATTTTCAAATGGAGGAAGAGCCGATATGAATGGATGGGCCTCACCAATTCAATCAGAA AGGCTAGGATTCTTACAGTCCTCATCCTCACAGAGTTGGCTTGGATCACAGGGTAGCTCTTCAGGTCTTATTGTCAAGAAAACGATCCGAGTGGACATTCCTGTCGATAATTACCCTAAT CAGTACAACTTTGTTGGCCGCCTCCTTGGTCCTCGAGGCAACTCTCTTAAACGTGTGGAGGCAGGTACTGAATGTCGTGTCCTGATCAGAGGGCGTGGCAGCATCAAGGATCCAACTCGG GAAGAAATGATGAGAGGAAAACCGGGATACGAGCACTTGAATGAACCTCTCCATATACTTGTGGAGGCGGAGTTGCCTTTGGAAATAGTTGATGCCCGCTTGATGCAAGCTCGTGAGATTCTTGAAGATTTGCTCAAGCCTGTG GATGAATCTCAAGATTTCTTTAAAAAGCAGCAGCTCCAAGAGCTAGCAATTCTCAATGGTACACTGCGTGAGGAAGGATCACatttctctgtttctgtttcccCGTTCCATAATAGCCTTGGAATGAAGAGGGCCAAGACCAGGGGATAA
- the LOC122070159 gene encoding KH domain-containing protein At5g56140-like isoform X2 has translation MYSTHSFSKYLSELLAERHKLSPFMQVLPQSYQLLNQEILRVTTLLENASLLDQSGLEHASPLTSGGIFSNGGRADMNGWASPIQSERLGFLQSSSSQSWLGSQGSSSGLIVKKTIRVDIPVDNYPNQYNFVGRLLGPRGNSLKRVEAGTECRVLIRGRGSIKDPTREEMMRGKPGYEHLNEPLHILVEAELPLEIVDARLMQAREILEDLLKPVDESQDFFKKQQLQELAILNGTLREEGSHFSVSVSPFHNSLGMKRAKTRG, from the exons ATGTATTCTACTCATTCCTTTTCTAA GTATCTCTCCGAGTTACTGGCAGAGCGTCACAAGCTCAGCCCCTTTATGCAGGTGCTGCCTCAGAGTTACCAGTTGTTGAATCAGG AAATATTGCGTGTAACCACTCTGTTGGAGAATGCATCACTTTTAGATCAAAGTGGGCTTGAACATGCTAGTCCTCTGACATCTGGAGGAATATTTTCAAATGGAGGAAGAGCCGATATGAATGGATGGGCCTCACCAATTCAATCAGAA AGGCTAGGATTCTTACAGTCCTCATCCTCACAGAGTTGGCTTGGATCACAGGGTAGCTCTTCAGGTCTTATTGTCAAGAAAACGATCCGAGTGGACATTCCTGTCGATAATTACCCTAAT CAGTACAACTTTGTTGGCCGCCTCCTTGGTCCTCGAGGCAACTCTCTTAAACGTGTGGAGGCAGGTACTGAATGTCGTGTCCTGATCAGAGGGCGTGGCAGCATCAAGGATCCAACTCGG GAAGAAATGATGAGAGGAAAACCGGGATACGAGCACTTGAATGAACCTCTCCATATACTTGTGGAGGCGGAGTTGCCTTTGGAAATAGTTGATGCCCGCTTGATGCAAGCTCGTGAGATTCTTGAAGATTTGCTCAAGCCTGTG GATGAATCTCAAGATTTCTTTAAAAAGCAGCAGCTCCAAGAGCTAGCAATTCTCAATGGTACACTGCGTGAGGAAGGATCACatttctctgtttctgtttcccCGTTCCATAATAGCCTTGGAATGAAGAGGGCCAAGACCAGGGGATAA
- the LOC122070159 gene encoding KH domain-containing protein At5g56140-like isoform X1, with protein sequence MSSGSRYMAYSPSPSTAPHSPHIHGIRSATNVIVEQEKYLSELLAERHKLSPFMQVLPQSYQLLNQEILRVTTLLENASLLDQSGLEHASPLTSGGIFSNGGRADMNGWASPIQSERLGFLQSSSSQSWLGSQGSSSGLIVKKTIRVDIPVDNYPNYNFVGRLLGPRGNSLKRVEAGTECRVLIRGRGSIKDPTREEMMRGKPGYEHLNEPLHILVEAELPLEIVDARLMQAREILEDLLKPVDESQDFFKKQQLQELAILNGTLREEGSHFSVSVSPFHNSLGMKRAKTRG encoded by the exons ATGTCATCCGGCAGTCGGTATATGGCTTACTCACCGTCTCCTTCTACTGCGCCTCACTCCCCTCACATACATGGCATCCGCTCGGCTACCAACGTTATTGTCGAGCAAGAGAA GTATCTCTCCGAGTTACTGGCAGAGCGTCACAAGCTCAGCCCCTTTATGCAGGTGCTGCCTCAGAGTTACCAGTTGTTGAATCAGG AAATATTGCGTGTAACCACTCTGTTGGAGAATGCATCACTTTTAGATCAAAGTGGGCTTGAACATGCTAGTCCTCTGACATCTGGAGGAATATTTTCAAATGGAGGAAGAGCCGATATGAATGGATGGGCCTCACCAATTCAATCAGAA AGGCTAGGATTCTTACAGTCCTCATCCTCACAGAGTTGGCTTGGATCACAGGGTAGCTCTTCAGGTCTTATTGTCAAGAAAACGATCCGAGTGGACATTCCTGTCGATAATTACCCTAAT TACAACTTTGTTGGCCGCCTCCTTGGTCCTCGAGGCAACTCTCTTAAACGTGTGGAGGCAGGTACTGAATGTCGTGTCCTGATCAGAGGGCGTGGCAGCATCAAGGATCCAACTCGG GAAGAAATGATGAGAGGAAAACCGGGATACGAGCACTTGAATGAACCTCTCCATATACTTGTGGAGGCGGAGTTGCCTTTGGAAATAGTTGATGCCCGCTTGATGCAAGCTCGTGAGATTCTTGAAGATTTGCTCAAGCCTGTG GATGAATCTCAAGATTTCTTTAAAAAGCAGCAGCTCCAAGAGCTAGCAATTCTCAATGGTACACTGCGTGAGGAAGGATCACatttctctgtttctgtttcccCGTTCCATAATAGCCTTGGAATGAAGAGGGCCAAGACCAGGGGATAA
- the LOC122070159 gene encoding KH domain-containing protein At5g56140-like isoform X3, whose amino-acid sequence MSSGSRYMAYSPSPSTAPHSPHIHGIRSATNVIVEQEKYLSELLAERHKLSPFMQVLPQSYQLLNQEILRVTTLLENASLLDQSGLEHASPLTSGGIFSNGGRADMNGWASPIQSERLGFLQSSSSQSWLGSQGSSSGLIVKKTIRVDIPVDNYPNQYNFVGRLLGPRGNSLKRVEAGTECRVLIRGRGSIKDPTREEMMRGKPGYEHLNEPLHILVEAELPLEIVDARLMQAREILEDLLKPVVTSSSFLRG is encoded by the exons ATGTCATCCGGCAGTCGGTATATGGCTTACTCACCGTCTCCTTCTACTGCGCCTCACTCCCCTCACATACATGGCATCCGCTCGGCTACCAACGTTATTGTCGAGCAAGAGAA GTATCTCTCCGAGTTACTGGCAGAGCGTCACAAGCTCAGCCCCTTTATGCAGGTGCTGCCTCAGAGTTACCAGTTGTTGAATCAGG AAATATTGCGTGTAACCACTCTGTTGGAGAATGCATCACTTTTAGATCAAAGTGGGCTTGAACATGCTAGTCCTCTGACATCTGGAGGAATATTTTCAAATGGAGGAAGAGCCGATATGAATGGATGGGCCTCACCAATTCAATCAGAA AGGCTAGGATTCTTACAGTCCTCATCCTCACAGAGTTGGCTTGGATCACAGGGTAGCTCTTCAGGTCTTATTGTCAAGAAAACGATCCGAGTGGACATTCCTGTCGATAATTACCCTAAT CAGTACAACTTTGTTGGCCGCCTCCTTGGTCCTCGAGGCAACTCTCTTAAACGTGTGGAGGCAGGTACTGAATGTCGTGTCCTGATCAGAGGGCGTGGCAGCATCAAGGATCCAACTCGG GAAGAAATGATGAGAGGAAAACCGGGATACGAGCACTTGAATGAACCTCTCCATATACTTGTGGAGGCGGAGTTGCCTTTGGAAATAGTTGATGCCCGCTTGATGCAAGCTCGTGAGATTCTTGAAGATTTGCTCAAGCCTGTGGTaacttcttcctcctttctccGTG GATGA
- the LOC122070149 gene encoding E3 ubiquitin-protein ligase WAV3-like isoform X1, which yields MVGASSFRKAATKIKFPCGYFSRRQQQQQRPKDDEFVVDDDDNNIPSSSLAMKGENALEIVGETESSGVSKSLCAICLEPLSYSTTVGSPGQAIFTAQCSHVFHFSCISSNVRHGSVTCPICRAHWTQLPRNLNPPPLPCTNQSDPILRILDDSIATFRVHRRYSLRSTRYDDDDPVEPDLTPTHPRLRLILIPIPYTPPPPPTPPSLLQLMVGEATPYHQGLIPPGPPLRNRAYLSVTLAHHQATDLVLVASPNGPHLRLLKQSMALVVFSLRSVDRLAIVTYSSAATRAFPLRRMTSHGKRTALQVIDRLFYMGEADPAEGLKKGIKILDDRAHKNPRSCILHLSDSPTRSFLGHGIEMQVPVPVHRFHIGFGFGTSNGFVMHEFEEFVARLLGGVIRETQLRIGENGGVVRLGELRGGEERRIPLDLGDSEFICVGYSYMEGGVDECIRCGEVVVSVEDKREESSHGGGDVSIGGRTSVEGWDYHDPYMARRWAKHLHGYRL from the exons ATGGTTGGAGCTTCGAGTTTTAGGAAAGCAGCCACAAAGATCAAATTTCCTTGCGGTTATTTCTCAAggagacaacaacaacaacaacgaccTAAAGACGATGAATTCGTCGTCGACGACGACGACAACAAT atCCCGAGCTCATCTCTTGCAATGAAGGGGGAAAATGCCTTAGAGATCGTAGGGGAAACGGAATCCAGCGGCGTCAGCAAG AGCTTGTGTGCAATATGTCTGGAGCCCTTGAGTTACAGCACGACTGTGGGCAGCCCCGGGCAAGCTATATTTACGGCGCAGTGCTCACACGTTTTCCACTTCAGTTGCATCTCCTCCAATGTCCGCCATGGGAGCGTTACCTGTCCTATTTGCAGAGCGCACTGGACACAGCTCCCACGAAACCTCAACCCACCTCCTCTCCCTTGCACCAACCAATCGGATCCCATCCTCCGCATCCTCGATGACTCCATCGCTACCTTCCGAGTCCACAGGCGCTACTCCCTCCGCTCAACCCGCTACGACGACGACGACCCTGTAGAGCCTGATCTCACCCCGACCCACCCACGTCTCCGCCTCATTCTCATCCCAATTCCCTAcactcctcctcctccgccAACACCTCCATCTCTTCTGCAACTAATGGTAGGAGAAGCCACTCCGTACCATCAAGGTTTAATACCACCTGGGCCACCGCTGAGAAACAGAGCTTATCTCTCTGTAACACTGGCACATCACCAAGCGACAGACCTCGTCCTGGTAGCCAGCCCCAATGGGCCACACTTGAGACTCCTCAAGCAATCCATGGCATTGGTAGTCTTCTCGCTTCGCTCGGTTGACCGTCTGGCCATCGTTACCTACTCTTCTGCCGCGACGCGCGCATTTCCTTTGCGACGCATGACATCCCATGGTAAACGGACGGCCCTGCAAGTCATCGATCGCCTCTTCTACATGGGGGAAGCTGACCCAGCTGAAGGCCTCAAGAAAGGGATTAAGATACTGGACGATCGTGCCCACAAGAACCCTCGGTCTTGCATCTTGCACCTCTCCGATAGCCCCACGAGGTCGTTCCTTGGCCATGGCATTGAGATGCAAGTCCCCGTTCCGGTACATAGGTTTCACATTGGCTTCGGTTTCGGAACATCCAACGGATTCGTCATGCATGAATTCGAAGAGTTTGTAGCTAGACTACTGGGTGGCGTCATCAGAGAGACCCAGTTGAGAATTGGAGAGAACGGAGGTGTTGTTCGGCTTGGGGAACTAaggggaggggaagagaggagaaTTCCTCTGGACTTGGGTGATTCTGAATTCATCTGTGTCGGGTATAGCTATATGGAGGGTGGGGTGGATGAATGCATAAGATGCGGAGAAGTTGTGGTGAGCGTGGAGGATAAGAGGGAAGAAAGCAGCCATGGAGGGGGAGATGTTAGCATAGGCGGAAGGACCAGTGTTGAGGGGTGGGATTACCATGATCCTTACATGGCTAGAAGGTGGGCAAAGCATTTACATGGATATAGGCTTTAA
- the LOC122070149 gene encoding E3 ubiquitin-protein ligase WAV3-like isoform X2 — protein MKGENALEIVGETESSGVSKSLCAICLEPLSYSTTVGSPGQAIFTAQCSHVFHFSCISSNVRHGSVTCPICRAHWTQLPRNLNPPPLPCTNQSDPILRILDDSIATFRVHRRYSLRSTRYDDDDPVEPDLTPTHPRLRLILIPIPYTPPPPPTPPSLLQLMVGEATPYHQGLIPPGPPLRNRAYLSVTLAHHQATDLVLVASPNGPHLRLLKQSMALVVFSLRSVDRLAIVTYSSAATRAFPLRRMTSHGKRTALQVIDRLFYMGEADPAEGLKKGIKILDDRAHKNPRSCILHLSDSPTRSFLGHGIEMQVPVPVHRFHIGFGFGTSNGFVMHEFEEFVARLLGGVIRETQLRIGENGGVVRLGELRGGEERRIPLDLGDSEFICVGYSYMEGGVDECIRCGEVVVSVEDKREESSHGGGDVSIGGRTSVEGWDYHDPYMARRWAKHLHGYRL, from the exons ATGAAGGGGGAAAATGCCTTAGAGATCGTAGGGGAAACGGAATCCAGCGGCGTCAGCAAG AGCTTGTGTGCAATATGTCTGGAGCCCTTGAGTTACAGCACGACTGTGGGCAGCCCCGGGCAAGCTATATTTACGGCGCAGTGCTCACACGTTTTCCACTTCAGTTGCATCTCCTCCAATGTCCGCCATGGGAGCGTTACCTGTCCTATTTGCAGAGCGCACTGGACACAGCTCCCACGAAACCTCAACCCACCTCCTCTCCCTTGCACCAACCAATCGGATCCCATCCTCCGCATCCTCGATGACTCCATCGCTACCTTCCGAGTCCACAGGCGCTACTCCCTCCGCTCAACCCGCTACGACGACGACGACCCTGTAGAGCCTGATCTCACCCCGACCCACCCACGTCTCCGCCTCATTCTCATCCCAATTCCCTAcactcctcctcctccgccAACACCTCCATCTCTTCTGCAACTAATGGTAGGAGAAGCCACTCCGTACCATCAAGGTTTAATACCACCTGGGCCACCGCTGAGAAACAGAGCTTATCTCTCTGTAACACTGGCACATCACCAAGCGACAGACCTCGTCCTGGTAGCCAGCCCCAATGGGCCACACTTGAGACTCCTCAAGCAATCCATGGCATTGGTAGTCTTCTCGCTTCGCTCGGTTGACCGTCTGGCCATCGTTACCTACTCTTCTGCCGCGACGCGCGCATTTCCTTTGCGACGCATGACATCCCATGGTAAACGGACGGCCCTGCAAGTCATCGATCGCCTCTTCTACATGGGGGAAGCTGACCCAGCTGAAGGCCTCAAGAAAGGGATTAAGATACTGGACGATCGTGCCCACAAGAACCCTCGGTCTTGCATCTTGCACCTCTCCGATAGCCCCACGAGGTCGTTCCTTGGCCATGGCATTGAGATGCAAGTCCCCGTTCCGGTACATAGGTTTCACATTGGCTTCGGTTTCGGAACATCCAACGGATTCGTCATGCATGAATTCGAAGAGTTTGTAGCTAGACTACTGGGTGGCGTCATCAGAGAGACCCAGTTGAGAATTGGAGAGAACGGAGGTGTTGTTCGGCTTGGGGAACTAaggggaggggaagagaggagaaTTCCTCTGGACTTGGGTGATTCTGAATTCATCTGTGTCGGGTATAGCTATATGGAGGGTGGGGTGGATGAATGCATAAGATGCGGAGAAGTTGTGGTGAGCGTGGAGGATAAGAGGGAAGAAAGCAGCCATGGAGGGGGAGATGTTAGCATAGGCGGAAGGACCAGTGTTGAGGGGTGGGATTACCATGATCCTTACATGGCTAGAAGGTGGGCAAAGCATTTACATGGATATAGGCTTTAA